One window of Candidatus Methylomirabilis sp. genomic DNA carries:
- a CDS encoding radical SAM protein, with translation MIEEFAPVTAFKAPLYVAWEITHLCNAKCLHCYSNSGPEADCAQELSTSEALSVIDQLADAGLLVLAFSGGEPMLRKDWKVLVGHAVARGLNVTMGTNGSVINDLTASELQQLGVRSVTISLDSHKSETHDYFRQCPGLYKRAVNAVRSLVKRHMRVVVGFTPTRINWLDGPELVKLAEELGAHAVNLSEYVPAGRGALNLALPPEDLRKTLLEWIEMRERFRGRIDIIWHDCRVGMLVPDNEKRHYVGCGAGRLVGRICPDGTMTPCVFLPTPIGSFRQSTFREMWNRSDLLFRFRKRLGQFTGNCGTCEYLSTCGGCRAVAYAYSSGNPLAGDPHCWVKLQPDPRLELLPCGEALPV, from the coding sequence AGGACCGGAAGCTGACTGCGCACAGGAACTCTCGACGAGCGAGGCACTTTCGGTCATCGACCAACTTGCGGACGCAGGGCTGCTAGTACTGGCGTTTTCCGGCGGGGAGCCGATGCTGCGGAAGGACTGGAAGGTACTGGTCGGACATGCCGTAGCTCGGGGGCTCAACGTCACTATGGGTACAAACGGCTCTGTCATCAACGACCTCACCGCTTCTGAGTTGCAGCAACTCGGCGTGCGGAGCGTCACCATCAGCTTGGATAGTCACAAGTCCGAGACTCACGACTATTTCCGCCAATGTCCAGGATTGTATAAGCGGGCGGTCAACGCGGTTCGCTCCCTGGTGAAGCGGCACATGCGGGTAGTGGTCGGCTTCACACCCACCCGAATCAACTGGTTGGACGGCCCAGAGCTGGTGAAGCTCGCCGAGGAATTGGGCGCCCACGCGGTCAACTTGTCGGAATACGTTCCCGCTGGGCGTGGCGCGCTCAACCTAGCCCTTCCGCCCGAAGACTTAAGAAAGACACTCCTGGAATGGATCGAGATGCGCGAGCGCTTTCGCGGCCGGATCGATATCATCTGGCACGATTGTCGCGTCGGCATGCTGGTACCCGACAACGAAAAGAGACATTACGTTGGCTGTGGCGCCGGCCGGCTCGTAGGTCGGATCTGCCCGGATGGTACGATGACGCCTTGCGTTTTCCTTCCGACACCTATCGGCTCATTTCGCCAGAGTACCTTCAGAGAGATGTGGAATCGCTCCGATCTCCTCTTTCGGTTCCGCAAACGACTGGGGCAATTTACGGGAAATTGCGGAACCTGCGAGTATCTCTCCACTTGCGGAGGATGTCGGGCTGTGGCGTATGCATACAGTAGCGGAAATCCACTCGCTGGAGATCCGCACTGCTGGGTGAAGCTCCAGCCCGATCCGAGGTTGGAATTGCTCCCCTGCGGCGAGGCTCTTCCCGTCTAA
- a CDS encoding nuclear transport factor 2 family protein codes for MANERVEKQHEQIVEAYFRHIRDLRTGKTGSVEALLNLWDADGTFEFAGSPPVTGTFQGRNAIHTLYKNRFHSNRMPLKLEGTGKKPAPMQETALGVVDTEVHRIKVMDEKIVAGWITKIGTQDERGFQVAGSHTFTFKNGKISSLKVVVSPRPEAAPHLNLEGLTVDDIGRLSLAAWPVVV; via the coding sequence ATGGCAAACGAACGCGTCGAAAAACAACATGAACAAATCGTGGAGGCCTACTTCCGACACATTCGGGACCTGCGTACCGGAAAGACCGGTTCGGTGGAAGCGTTGCTGAATCTCTGGGATGCAGACGGCACCTTTGAGTTTGCCGGTTCTCCTCCAGTCACCGGAACCTTTCAAGGCCGCAATGCAATTCATACGCTCTACAAGAACCGGTTTCACTCCAACCGCATGCCCTTGAAACTGGAGGGTACGGGGAAGAAGCCGGCGCCTATGCAGGAGACTGCCCTCGGCGTGGTGGATACCGAGGTCCATCGGATCAAAGTGATGGACGAGAAAATCGTGGCCGGTTGGATCACTAAGATCGGCACCCAGGACGAGCGTGGCTTCCAAGTCGCTGGAAGCCATACTTTCACCTTCAAGAATGGAAAAATTAGCAGCCTCAAGGTGGTTGTCTCACCCCGGCCGGAGGCAGCACCACACCTCAATCTTGAGGGCCTGACGGTAGATGACATCGGAAGGCTCTCTCTGGCTGCGTGGCCGGTTGTTGTTTGA
- a CDS encoding radical SAM protein, which yields MIQVLQAGSFRPRTPFHMVWLATTACNARCLHCSSNASVRSPDELRTNEAIDLLSQLAEAGVVDLAISGGEPLLRPDLLEIIAEARRLGLAVGVGSNGAVLSERKAALLAASGINRFQVSLDGFHTAHDTIRRWPGLFDRALRTIEVAACAGLRVTVCCTINRLNAAELEPFTEFISSTKIIRLNFSRYVPTGRGTDELDLTDEEWRLVITLSAELRIRYRGKVDIVNHLAQQIFVDHELEGMPGFIGCQAGIGQGCVTANGTVLPCVLLPIPLGNIREGTFRQIWLNSPVIRVLQSREYLKGECAACQVRNRCGGCRAVAYAKTGDYLATDPRCWLVNHCQAQVA from the coding sequence GTGATTCAAGTGTTGCAGGCTGGCAGCTTTCGTCCTCGAACTCCCTTCCACATGGTGTGGCTGGCAACCACCGCGTGCAACGCGCGCTGCCTGCACTGCTCTTCGAATGCGAGCGTTCGATCGCCTGATGAATTGCGGACGAATGAGGCTATTGACCTTCTGAGTCAGCTTGCCGAAGCGGGGGTTGTCGATCTGGCCATATCTGGTGGCGAGCCTCTGCTGCGCCCCGATCTTCTGGAGATCATCGCGGAAGCGAGACGCCTTGGGTTGGCTGTGGGAGTGGGCTCGAACGGCGCCGTACTGAGCGAGCGCAAGGCGGCGCTTTTGGCAGCATCAGGCATCAATCGTTTTCAGGTCAGCCTGGATGGATTTCACACCGCTCACGACACCATTCGACGTTGGCCCGGCTTGTTTGATCGCGCGCTTCGAACCATCGAGGTGGCGGCCTGCGCTGGCCTGCGGGTCACCGTTTGTTGCACCATCAACCGCCTCAACGCGGCTGAACTGGAACCCTTCACGGAATTTATTTCTAGCACTAAGATCATCCGGCTGAACTTCTCACGCTACGTACCGACCGGCCGTGGGACCGACGAATTGGACCTCACGGACGAGGAGTGGCGCTTGGTGATCACCTTATCGGCGGAACTCCGAATCCGCTACCGGGGCAAAGTCGACATCGTCAATCACCTGGCGCAACAGATTTTCGTCGATCATGAACTTGAGGGAATGCCGGGCTTCATAGGCTGCCAGGCAGGTATAGGCCAGGGATGCGTGACCGCCAACGGCACCGTGTTGCCTTGCGTGCTGTTGCCGATCCCGCTCGGCAACATCCGTGAAGGAACCTTCCGTCAGATCTGGCTTAACTCTCCCGTCATTCGAGTCCTGCAATCTAGAGAGTATCTAAAGGGTGAGTGCGCCGCTTGCCAGGTCAGAAACCGGTGTGGGGGCTGTCGTGCTGTGGCTTATGCAAAAACCGGGGATTATCTCGCCACTGATCCACGTTGCTGGTTGGTGAACCACTGTCAGGCCCAAGTCGCCTAA